The following proteins are encoded in a genomic region of Fervidobacterium pennivorans DSM 9078:
- the gatB gene encoding Asp-tRNA(Asn)/Glu-tRNA(Gln) amidotransferase subunit GatB: MEKAKRYKPVIGLEIHVQLSTKTKAFCNCSADVFDLEPNTSICPVCTGQPGALPVPSMEMFELGVRLGLALNCKINRFSRFDRKNYFYPDLPKGYQITQFFYPLAEHGFLEVEGKKVRIRRIHLEEDAGKLMHAGDNITEADYSLVDMNRCGVPLAEIVTEPDIESPEQARIFMEKLRSILRYIGVSSGDMEKGAMRCDANISVVDTLTGKQSNKVEVKNMNSFRFVEKALEYEYERIVEHLEKGLDVERETRGWNLSTKTTVSMRSKEEAHDYRYFPEPDIPPVVLDDEFIEKIKATIGELPEQRLKRFVETYGLNTKEVWALVEDKEIGDLYEEAVKKSGEPKEVANWFLTELFRLYGEYEKEKLFVSADTFVEVINLIKDGTISRNMAKDVFQESLLTGKMPKQIVEEKGLKQIDDTALIEQIAKKVIESHPKEVETFKAGKEGLFGFFVGQVMKELKGKANPKTVNEILNKLLRN; this comes from the coding sequence ATGGAAAAGGCGAAGAGATATAAGCCTGTCATAGGACTTGAAATACACGTTCAATTGAGCACAAAAACGAAGGCATTTTGCAACTGTAGTGCGGACGTATTCGATTTGGAACCTAACACTTCGATATGTCCTGTATGCACGGGTCAGCCCGGCGCTTTGCCTGTACCGTCAATGGAGATGTTTGAGTTAGGAGTTAGGTTAGGATTGGCTTTGAATTGTAAGATAAACAGGTTCTCAAGATTTGATAGGAAGAACTACTTCTATCCGGACTTGCCAAAAGGGTATCAGATTACTCAGTTCTTTTATCCACTTGCTGAACACGGATTTTTGGAAGTTGAAGGTAAAAAGGTTCGAATAAGAAGAATACACTTAGAAGAGGATGCTGGAAAATTGATGCATGCTGGAGATAACATCACCGAAGCTGATTACTCACTCGTTGACATGAACAGATGTGGGGTGCCGTTGGCTGAAATTGTTACTGAACCTGATATAGAATCTCCAGAGCAAGCAAGGATATTTATGGAGAAACTAAGGAGCATTTTGAGATACATAGGCGTAAGTAGTGGAGATATGGAAAAGGGAGCTATGCGTTGCGATGCAAATATTTCAGTCGTAGACACTCTAACGGGAAAGCAGAGCAACAAAGTAGAGGTCAAAAACATGAACTCTTTTAGGTTCGTTGAAAAGGCTCTTGAATACGAGTATGAACGCATTGTAGAGCATTTGGAAAAAGGGCTAGACGTGGAAAGGGAAACAAGAGGCTGGAATTTAAGCACTAAAACTACGGTGAGTATGAGAAGTAAAGAAGAAGCACACGATTACAGATACTTTCCAGAACCGGATATACCACCTGTCGTGCTTGATGACGAGTTTATTGAGAAAATCAAAGCAACAATTGGGGAGTTGCCAGAACAAAGGCTCAAAAGATTTGTAGAAACTTACGGTTTGAACACAAAAGAAGTTTGGGCACTTGTTGAAGACAAAGAGATTGGTGACTTGTACGAAGAGGCTGTGAAAAAATCAGGAGAACCTAAAGAGGTTGCAAACTGGTTCTTAACAGAACTTTTTAGATTGTATGGCGAGTACGAAAAAGAGAAGCTATTTGTTAGTGCAGATACGTTTGTAGAGGTTATCAACTTAATAAAGGATGGAACCATTTCGCGGAATATGGCAAAGGACGTTTTCCAAGAATCGTTACTCACAGGTAAAATGCCAAAACAAATAGTTGAAGAGAAAGGTTTAAAACAGATAGACGACACTGCGTTGATAGAGCAGATTGCAAAGAAGGTTATCGAGAGCCATCCAAAAGAGGTTGAGACTTTCAAAGCTGGAAAAGAAGGCCTCTTTGGTTTCTTCGTTGGACAAGTTATGAAAGAGCTCAAAGGCAAGGCAAATCCAAAGACGGTGAACGAAATATTGAACAAATTGCTAAGAAACTAA
- the hemW gene encoding radical SAM family heme chaperone HemW: MLFKSLQEGLGVYIHIPFCKSRCVYCDFVSFVDRSYDEYTEYLLKEVEMYKEYLSEGVTTLYIGGGTPSIFPLQNLARMVKSISIYAKNSFQEFTIEVNPDSFDLNLAVEYKALGVNRLSMGLQSTDDNVLKRSGRLYDFETFLRKYDIARRYFDNVNVDFIVGLPGETWKTIQENVRFVSDFVPDHVSVYMLEIHSENGAGVLKKPDEQTFQRYDEFLNALRALGYERYEISNFTINGKYCLHNLKYWFNTDYIGLGVAAGGHIGFLRYNNFEKLSDYFLAISEGRLPRSYEVFNTPEREALETLFMSLRTKWGSDLEYVKRKTGVDPKDVLDILKRRFEFFDGEKLTEQGMDFSNLFFVTLLSVWEEYFK; the protein is encoded by the coding sequence ATGCTTTTCAAGAGTCTTCAGGAAGGATTAGGGGTATACATACATATTCCATTCTGCAAAAGTCGTTGTGTATACTGTGATTTTGTGAGTTTTGTAGATAGAAGTTACGATGAGTATACGGAATACTTGCTGAAAGAGGTAGAGATGTATAAAGAGTATCTCAGTGAAGGTGTTACAACATTGTACATAGGTGGCGGAACTCCAAGCATATTTCCTTTGCAGAACCTTGCCAGGATGGTTAAGTCCATTTCTATTTATGCAAAAAATAGTTTTCAAGAGTTTACGATAGAAGTTAACCCCGACTCTTTCGATTTAAACTTAGCTGTTGAATACAAAGCGCTTGGAGTAAATAGACTGAGCATGGGACTGCAAAGTACAGATGACAACGTGCTTAAGAGGTCTGGTAGATTATATGATTTTGAAACATTTTTGAGAAAGTACGACATTGCCCGAAGGTATTTTGATAACGTGAATGTAGATTTTATTGTAGGATTACCTGGAGAAACATGGAAAACTATTCAAGAGAACGTTAGGTTTGTGAGCGATTTTGTGCCTGACCATGTTTCCGTTTATATGTTGGAGATTCATTCAGAAAACGGTGCCGGTGTACTAAAAAAGCCAGACGAACAGACGTTTCAAAGGTATGATGAGTTTTTAAATGCACTAAGAGCACTTGGATATGAGAGGTATGAGATTTCTAATTTTACCATCAACGGTAAATATTGTTTACACAATTTAAAGTATTGGTTTAATACAGACTACATAGGTTTGGGTGTTGCCGCAGGTGGTCATATAGGTTTTCTGAGGTATAATAACTTCGAGAAATTGAGTGACTATTTTTTGGCAATCTCCGAAGGTAGATTACCCAGGTCTTACGAAGTGTTCAATACACCCGAAAGAGAAGCATTAGAAACACTCTTTATGTCGTTAAGAACAAAATGGGGTTCTGACCTTGAGTATGTCAAACGAAAAACAGGTGTAGATCCAAAGGATGTACTTGATATCCTTAAAAGAAGGTTTGAATTTTTTGATGGTGAAAAACTTACAGAGCAAGGTATGGACTTTAGTAACCTATTTTTCGTAACACTTCTTAGTGTTTGGGAGGAGTATTTCAAGTGA
- a CDS encoding FtsW/RodA/SpoVE family cell cycle protein translates to MRAELKATLVTYLVLFVIGALAMYSLDLAKEQVFNTSSNFFVKHVVTMAVSLFLMLIVKNIPFSFYERYDKWLYAIGIVLLGVVFLFPPINGAHRWIHIGGFTLQPSEFAKIILILYLSIYAKKHKAKMSEVWTGMLLPLLYALVYVGLIVLEPNLSTAMFTFLIAAVTLYYGGTKLRYFLVAVVVIVIAVVIASTTGLLHSYQLGRLRYFFSGELAPQVEIALKTLKNSGPTGVGIGNSWLKVYVPEAESDFVLAVIGEDFGFFGIILVCVMYMFLSYSLMRLGSYIEDTALRVFTWSYATVILFHVTINLGVFAGLFPVTGIPLPFISTGGSSMMALLIGFGIILSGLFGKEENEKRENIKISKEGESM, encoded by the coding sequence GTGAGAGCAGAACTCAAAGCTACTCTGGTCACTTATCTGGTGCTTTTTGTTATTGGAGCTTTGGCAATGTATAGCTTGGACCTTGCGAAAGAACAGGTTTTCAATACCTCGAGCAATTTTTTTGTAAAACATGTAGTCACAATGGCTGTTAGTCTGTTTCTCATGCTGATTGTAAAGAATATACCTTTCAGTTTTTATGAAAGGTACGATAAATGGCTCTATGCGATTGGTATTGTTTTGCTAGGGGTAGTATTTCTATTCCCTCCGATAAATGGTGCACACAGATGGATACACATCGGAGGGTTCACATTACAACCTTCCGAGTTTGCTAAAATCATACTAATACTTTATCTATCGATTTATGCGAAAAAACACAAAGCAAAGATGTCTGAAGTTTGGACAGGAATGTTATTACCGCTCTTATATGCATTGGTTTACGTCGGTTTGATTGTCCTCGAACCGAATTTAAGCACAGCCATGTTTACGTTTTTGATAGCCGCAGTTACTTTGTATTACGGTGGTACGAAGCTAAGGTATTTTCTTGTAGCTGTTGTAGTAATTGTTATTGCAGTTGTAATTGCTTCAACGACAGGTCTATTGCATTCTTACCAGCTTGGTAGGTTGCGATACTTCTTCAGTGGGGAATTAGCACCGCAGGTAGAGATAGCGCTGAAGACTTTGAAAAACTCAGGACCAACAGGTGTGGGAATAGGTAACAGTTGGTTGAAGGTTTATGTTCCTGAAGCGGAGAGTGATTTTGTCTTGGCAGTCATTGGAGAAGATTTTGGCTTTTTTGGTATAATCCTTGTTTGTGTGATGTACATGTTTTTGAGTTATTCACTCATGAGATTGGGAAGTTACATAGAAGACACAGCACTTCGTGTCTTTACTTGGTCGTATGCAACAGTTATACTTTTCCATGTGACAATAAATCTTGGAGTTTTCGCCGGGCTTTTCCCGGTGACTGGTATCCCGCTACCTTTTATAAGCACAGGCGGAAGCTCCATGATGGCACTTTTGATAGGCTTTGGGATAATACTCTCAGGATTATTTGGAAAAGAAGAGAACGAAAAACGGGAGAATATAAAAATTTCAAAAGAAGGAGAGAGCATGTAA
- a CDS encoding UDP-N-acetylglucosamine--N-acetylmuramyl-(pentapeptide) pyrophosphoryl-undecaprenol N-acetylglucosamine transferase: MLEKKIATDRPLKIAVAGGVTGGHFYPNLAVLEEFQKRREIEVLYFCVEGKIEERVLPKFHPEFKRFSVRVKGLRRPIFHPENVLRFSKLVLNSIIIRRELERFSPDFVYVSGGYVSYPVALAGKKLGVPVYVQEQNTIPGKANVTISKFAKKVFVSFEECVEKFPQEVREKIMVTGNPIWAREGKVELVYPTVIVIGGSGGSEFLNKITLDIAKLLPGVHFILSTGGKKVEGDVPGNVQVVDYIENMYAYWRSVDLAITRAGATTISELIYFNVPAVVVPWEGATESHQVVNAKIIERKGLGVMIKESEYEPDKLAETIKQLLAKGRNFQERENPAKRIVDEIERDILAI, from the coding sequence ATGTTGGAGAAAAAAATAGCAACAGATAGACCGTTAAAGATAGCTGTTGCCGGCGGGGTTACTGGCGGGCATTTTTACCCAAATCTAGCGGTGTTGGAGGAGTTCCAGAAAAGAAGAGAGATTGAAGTATTATATTTCTGTGTTGAAGGTAAAATAGAAGAACGGGTACTTCCAAAGTTTCATCCGGAGTTCAAAAGGTTCAGTGTAAGGGTAAAGGGCTTGCGTAGACCGATATTTCATCCAGAAAATGTGCTAAGGTTTTCGAAGTTGGTTTTAAATTCGATAATCATAAGAAGAGAACTTGAAAGATTTTCTCCTGATTTTGTCTACGTATCTGGTGGTTATGTAAGTTATCCAGTTGCTTTAGCAGGTAAAAAGCTCGGTGTTCCTGTATACGTCCAAGAACAAAATACTATACCAGGGAAGGCGAACGTAACTATTTCGAAATTTGCTAAAAAGGTCTTTGTCTCATTTGAAGAATGTGTGGAAAAATTTCCCCAAGAGGTGCGAGAAAAGATAATGGTTACTGGTAATCCTATCTGGGCAAGGGAAGGGAAGGTAGAGCTAGTTTACCCCACGGTGATAGTTATAGGTGGTAGTGGCGGTAGCGAGTTTCTAAACAAAATTACGTTAGATATTGCAAAGTTACTGCCAGGTGTGCATTTTATTCTGTCTACCGGTGGCAAGAAAGTAGAAGGAGATGTTCCTGGTAACGTTCAAGTCGTGGATTATATAGAAAACATGTACGCATACTGGCGGAGTGTTGACTTGGCGATAACACGGGCTGGTGCAACAACTATTTCTGAGCTGATTTACTTTAACGTTCCTGCTGTTGTTGTACCTTGGGAAGGTGCTACTGAATCTCACCAGGTTGTAAACGCAAAAATCATTGAAAGAAAGGGACTTGGAGTAATGATTAAGGAAAGTGAGTATGAACCCGACAAGTTGGCTGAAACGATAAAACAATTACTGGCAAAAGGTAGGAATTTTCAAGAGCGCGAAAATCCTGCGAAGAGAATAGTAGATGAGATAGAACGAGACATATTAGCCATTTAG
- the murC gene encoding UDP-N-acetylmuramate--L-alanine ligase has product MGFENGKREKKEKIHFIGVGGIGMSAQAMHEHFTGKEVSGSDPYSSERTQYLRSLGIKVYDKHEETNVEGVDEVVMTPAIPKDNPEYVAAIKNNIKITMRIDHFRRILEPFKGFAVTGTDGKSTTTSMLANSLINLGADPYVFLGALHNKLEHGNYRKGSEETKVVVYELDESQPGFEQFCPDYLIITNIREDHLENYRDLEHYYSCFETLIKNSKFVVTFADEGKYKGHATFGLYSGDFKMVERKQEGFRQIVTIITPWGEKKLFLPVPGYHNALNALAVVTLLSSVGYNIDDVLNSFHDFTLPGRRFNVSYDNPSRKLTIVDDYAHTAEEVEVLLKTAKEVYPDRKVVVIFQPHRYTRLKREAERFSKVLQLADEIYVTEVYGAFESKNGASARKIVESIPKAIFVEQLDELKNLKFEDGAVYMFVGAGDIYNVSQEIIKVLSVQ; this is encoded by the coding sequence ATGGGATTTGAAAACGGCAAGAGAGAAAAGAAAGAAAAGATACACTTCATAGGTGTTGGCGGCATTGGAATGAGTGCACAAGCGATGCACGAACATTTCACTGGGAAAGAAGTCTCGGGTAGTGACCCCTACAGTTCTGAGAGAACGCAGTATTTGAGAAGTCTTGGAATAAAAGTTTACGACAAACATGAAGAAACGAATGTAGAAGGCGTGGATGAAGTCGTTATGACTCCCGCTATTCCCAAGGACAATCCGGAATACGTTGCGGCAATTAAGAACAACATCAAGATAACAATGCGCATAGACCATTTTAGAAGGATTTTGGAACCGTTCAAAGGTTTCGCTGTAACTGGAACGGATGGCAAATCTACAACTACTTCGATGCTCGCAAACAGTTTGATAAACCTCGGTGCTGACCCGTATGTTTTCTTAGGTGCGTTGCACAACAAATTGGAGCACGGAAACTACAGAAAAGGATCGGAAGAAACAAAAGTTGTGGTTTACGAACTTGACGAAAGCCAACCAGGATTTGAGCAGTTTTGTCCTGATTATTTAATAATAACCAACATACGTGAGGACCACTTAGAGAATTATCGTGACTTGGAACATTATTACAGCTGTTTCGAAACGCTTATCAAAAATTCGAAGTTCGTGGTCACATTTGCGGACGAAGGTAAGTACAAAGGACATGCAACATTTGGGTTATATTCTGGTGATTTCAAAATGGTTGAACGTAAACAAGAAGGCTTCAGGCAAATTGTTACAATAATTACCCCATGGGGGGAGAAAAAACTGTTTTTACCCGTGCCTGGATATCACAACGCTTTAAATGCACTTGCTGTTGTCACTTTACTCTCAAGTGTGGGGTACAATATAGATGATGTGCTGAACTCTTTCCATGATTTTACACTGCCTGGCAGAAGGTTCAACGTAAGTTACGACAACCCGAGCAGAAAGCTTACGATCGTGGATGATTATGCGCACACAGCGGAAGAAGTTGAAGTACTCTTAAAAACAGCCAAAGAGGTTTATCCAGACAGAAAGGTCGTTGTCATATTCCAACCACACCGTTATACAAGACTGAAGAGGGAAGCTGAGCGGTTCAGTAAGGTTTTACAGTTAGCTGATGAAATATATGTCACGGAAGTTTACGGTGCATTTGAAAGCAAGAACGGGGCGAGTGCAAGAAAAATTGTAGAGAGTATCCCCAAGGCAATTTTTGTAGAACAATTAGATGAATTGAAAAACCTGAAATTCGAAGATGGAGCAGTCTATATGTTTGTAGGAGCAGGGGATATATATAATGTATCGCAAGAGATAATAAAAGTTTTAAGTGTTCAGTGA
- the smc gene encoding chromosome segregation protein SMC, with the protein MVLKEIFIKGFKSFADPVRLEVSDRVTVVVGPNGSGKSNVVDAIRWVLGEQSMKEIRAQEREDVVFWGNEKRPPAQYAYVELVFEDNGNKVSIARELSRDGTSRYLLNGDEVRLKDLRELLMTHGFGKNPYSIIGQGQIDKIVSATPESLRAIIEEIAGIGIYREKKKEALAKLDATQINLSRITDVLFEVDKNRKSLYLKAKRAERYLEYSQELENVKKEYYGGVYRLETQRLADMESYFNELNISLKEKLKQLAQLEMNWSTLREEFNQIDVEMESYTKTLEEFKIREDQLREIREKFTKKLNELESKYIEITTRLDMLTDEANSLKNRYEEIKLIVSKITEEINEKESELSKLEKEKSEIYTQYSEQEKEILKKKQEYEEIEKSLAKIHNEIVRLTETNQDIKHRLEMIQSQRTSKETRKQELEEEINDLEKHLLEIVEKENELVKELEVVKSSLEEYNQSKELKTHQLDTIVRRQKEILAEIDVLNKQISEYQGFGYSIRKIFENKDIFKGLIDVVANLIDFDKSLSTAYETLLGGAVQHVVVKTAEDAKQIIDFLKAGEYGRATFIPLDLIDASFSPISGIEHEPGFIGYAANLVNVSAEYRNLPLYLFGNDIIVKDIDCAIEIKRKYEIRSRIVTLDGELISGRGAISGGKAKEDYSNSLIARKVRLKTLQEELEKLVNEKSKVEKEIEEISKEIKQLQENMAIIREELASVSSKSLSSKRVLEELQKALRDVTNELSDLIKLEAEYNGKYEGNIARIEYLEEESKVLEEKRKVLQADVSEFSKELEEHRKKLEILNENIATLRAELKNLAERKLQYTAENDRINNRLEEIAKEVADAKYNISQLEQEINDTKNFLIENERELESLKATAQDIFTNIRERKSGKEEKLQQLQTLEEEISRIKSEIESTRERIHEMDLRIQEIRFRISNVPEEYRNPVEIESERLDELAQLMKDLENKIKMLGAVDLSAIDEYKAVENEYNELVKQKLDLEEAKRKLEELIEQTDIQAREQFLNTYNRINAAFKGYIENLFYGGTGSMRLIDDGNIFESGIEIVVSKAGKKVQKLQLLSGGEKALVGIALIMAMLESNKGVFYVLDEVDAPLDDYNSEKFRRLLEQQQSQFIVITHNKLIMEAGDIVHGVTMVDGISKIIQVKMEEVTA; encoded by the coding sequence GTGGTATTAAAGGAGATTTTCATAAAAGGTTTCAAGTCGTTCGCTGACCCAGTTCGATTGGAGGTATCAGATAGAGTAACAGTTGTTGTAGGTCCCAACGGCTCTGGAAAATCAAACGTGGTCGATGCGATACGTTGGGTGCTCGGTGAACAATCTATGAAAGAAATCCGTGCGCAAGAGCGCGAAGATGTGGTATTTTGGGGAAATGAGAAAAGACCACCCGCACAATATGCTTACGTGGAACTTGTTTTTGAAGATAACGGGAATAAAGTTTCTATTGCTAGGGAATTATCACGTGACGGGACAAGTAGGTATCTGCTCAACGGAGATGAAGTAAGGCTTAAAGATTTGAGAGAGCTACTGATGACACACGGGTTTGGAAAAAACCCGTATTCTATTATTGGTCAAGGTCAAATCGATAAGATAGTATCCGCCACACCCGAAAGTTTGCGTGCAATAATAGAAGAGATTGCTGGAATTGGTATCTATCGAGAAAAGAAGAAAGAAGCATTAGCAAAACTCGATGCAACGCAAATCAACCTCAGTAGGATAACAGATGTGCTTTTTGAGGTTGACAAAAATAGAAAATCACTCTACTTGAAAGCAAAAAGAGCAGAAAGATATCTTGAGTATTCTCAGGAATTAGAAAATGTGAAGAAAGAATATTATGGAGGAGTCTATCGTTTAGAAACCCAAAGACTTGCCGACATGGAAAGTTATTTCAATGAGTTGAACATCTCTTTGAAAGAGAAACTAAAGCAGCTTGCGCAACTTGAAATGAATTGGTCTACTCTCCGTGAGGAATTCAACCAGATAGACGTGGAAATGGAAAGTTACACAAAGACTTTGGAAGAGTTCAAGATACGAGAAGACCAGCTCAGGGAGATTAGAGAGAAATTTACAAAGAAACTCAATGAGCTTGAAAGTAAGTATATTGAAATAACAACACGTCTTGACATGTTGACGGATGAGGCAAATTCACTGAAAAATAGATACGAGGAAATAAAACTCATCGTCTCAAAAATAACGGAAGAGATTAATGAGAAAGAATCCGAGCTCTCAAAACTTGAAAAAGAAAAGAGCGAAATATACACGCAGTATTCTGAGCAAGAGAAGGAGATACTGAAAAAGAAACAAGAATACGAGGAGATAGAAAAAAGCCTTGCAAAAATCCACAATGAGATAGTTCGTTTGACGGAAACAAACCAAGATATCAAGCACCGACTTGAAATGATTCAGAGTCAAAGAACGTCCAAGGAAACAAGGAAGCAAGAGCTGGAGGAAGAAATAAACGACCTTGAGAAACATTTGCTTGAAATCGTAGAGAAAGAGAACGAACTTGTGAAGGAATTAGAGGTTGTCAAAAGTTCACTGGAAGAGTACAATCAAAGTAAAGAATTGAAAACTCATCAGCTGGATACGATTGTGCGAAGGCAGAAAGAAATACTAGCAGAAATCGATGTTTTGAATAAGCAAATCTCAGAGTATCAAGGATTTGGTTATTCAATAAGGAAGATATTCGAAAACAAAGACATATTTAAAGGACTCATAGACGTTGTTGCCAATCTTATTGACTTTGATAAATCGCTCTCTACAGCTTACGAAACACTTTTGGGCGGAGCGGTGCAACATGTTGTTGTAAAAACCGCAGAAGATGCAAAACAAATAATCGACTTCTTAAAAGCGGGTGAGTATGGTCGTGCCACTTTCATACCCTTGGATTTGATAGACGCTTCATTTTCGCCTATCAGCGGTATTGAACACGAGCCGGGATTCATTGGATATGCCGCGAATCTTGTAAATGTATCAGCAGAATACAGGAATTTACCACTTTATTTATTTGGTAACGACATAATTGTCAAAGATATCGACTGTGCAATAGAGATAAAAAGAAAGTATGAAATCAGGTCAAGGATTGTTACACTCGATGGTGAACTCATCTCAGGTCGAGGGGCTATCAGTGGTGGAAAAGCGAAGGAAGATTATTCGAACTCGTTGATAGCAAGAAAGGTTAGACTAAAGACACTACAAGAAGAACTTGAAAAGTTAGTTAATGAGAAGAGCAAAGTCGAAAAGGAGATTGAAGAAATCAGTAAAGAGATAAAGCAACTTCAAGAAAATATGGCAATAATAAGAGAAGAGCTTGCAAGTGTGTCAAGTAAGTCTCTCTCATCCAAACGTGTGCTCGAAGAACTCCAGAAAGCACTAAGGGATGTTACAAACGAACTTTCTGACTTAATCAAACTCGAGGCAGAATACAACGGAAAGTACGAAGGTAATATTGCTCGAATAGAATATTTGGAAGAAGAAAGCAAAGTGCTGGAAGAAAAACGAAAGGTTTTACAAGCAGATGTCAGCGAATTTTCAAAAGAACTAGAAGAGCATAGGAAAAAATTGGAGATTCTAAATGAAAATATCGCAACATTACGTGCGGAGTTGAAAAACCTTGCTGAAAGAAAACTACAATACACAGCCGAGAATGATAGAATAAACAACAGGTTGGAAGAAATTGCTAAAGAGGTGGCCGATGCTAAGTACAATATATCGCAACTTGAGCAGGAAATAAATGACACGAAGAACTTCCTAATAGAAAACGAAAGGGAACTGGAAAGTTTAAAAGCAACGGCACAGGATATCTTCACAAATATTAGAGAAAGAAAGAGCGGAAAAGAGGAAAAACTACAACAACTCCAGACATTGGAAGAGGAGATAAGCCGAATAAAAAGTGAGATAGAATCAACAAGGGAAAGAATCCATGAAATGGATTTAAGAATACAAGAAATTAGATTCAGGATTTCAAATGTTCCCGAGGAATACAGAAATCCCGTAGAGATAGAATCTGAGAGATTGGATGAACTCGCTCAGCTAATGAAGGATTTGGAGAATAAAATAAAGATGCTCGGTGCCGTTGATTTGAGTGCTATTGATGAATACAAGGCTGTTGAAAATGAATATAACGAGCTTGTGAAACAGAAATTGGACCTGGAAGAAGCAAAAAGGAAGTTGGAAGAACTCATTGAACAGACCGATATCCAAGCAAGAGAGCAATTTTTAAACACATACAACAGAATTAACGCAGCCTTCAAAGGATACATAGAAAACCTGTTCTATGGTGGAACGGGTAGTATGAGATTAATTGACGACGGGAATATATTTGAATCAGGCATAGAAATCGTGGTTTCAAAAGCTGGTAAAAAGGTCCAGAAACTCCAATTGCTCTCTGGTGGGGAGAAAGCGCTTGTTGGAATTGCACTTATAATGGCGATGCTTGAATCTAACAAAGGGGTTTTTTACGTTCTTGATGAGGTTGATGCCCCACTTGATGATTACAACTCAGAAAAGTTCAGAAGACTTTTGGAACAACAACAGTCGCAGTTCATAGTAATAACGCACAACAAGCTGATTATGGAAGCTGGGGATATTGTGCACGGGGTAACTATGGTTGATGGCATTTCAAAAATCATTCAAGTGAAGATGGAGGAGGTAACAGCATGA
- a CDS encoding PAS domain-containing protein — translation MRYLYFLQQFFERLPAPAFIKDNKGRYLWINKELENVLGLPEEKIIGKLESEIFGIEEIEEIDRKVKRTRRNHSHEIVYNGRHYNIQRMPIRLGDGNYGVAGVMFDITQKVLEQSLYKLLSFVEEKIMEALGEADGDIVTFVTSFSRKFHAQYPHVAVVLLMNNEYLIGTKDEKIIEKAKEINEVKTFVHDKKTYQVVPIDRFKFVVHVPEHYTSMAKALAGFLGSYVLAALKVLENQKVYKDVIEKLNSVTKIIELWNKTQTLEEYLTLMLDELVKVIPETQKASVWLLENDEYKCVAVYNYDDEVKNLVIKASEDSYGPHIGENKVVELLDAYKLNRESKYKDLWEKTGVTSPNFIPLIGSVKVGDKKVIIISLDNFEGSRFSEASKKVLQIFVELLSTFLSSKEK, via the coding sequence ATGAGGTATCTATACTTTTTGCAACAGTTTTTTGAAAGACTTCCAGCACCTGCGTTTATTAAAGACAATAAAGGACGTTACCTGTGGATAAATAAAGAACTTGAAAACGTTCTGGGGTTGCCGGAAGAAAAGATTATAGGAAAGCTCGAGAGCGAAATTTTTGGTATTGAAGAAATTGAGGAAATCGATAGGAAGGTCAAAAGAACTAGAAGAAACCACTCACATGAGATAGTTTACAACGGAAGACATTACAACATCCAGAGAATGCCTATCAGACTTGGTGATGGGAACTACGGTGTTGCCGGTGTGATGTTCGATATCACACAAAAGGTTCTTGAACAGAGCTTGTATAAACTACTGTCTTTTGTTGAAGAAAAAATTATGGAAGCTTTGGGTGAAGCTGATGGAGATATAGTTACGTTTGTAACGTCTTTTTCCAGAAAATTCCATGCACAGTATCCTCACGTTGCAGTTGTTCTTCTAATGAACAACGAATATTTAATAGGGACAAAAGATGAAAAGATTATAGAGAAGGCAAAAGAGATTAACGAAGTTAAAACATTCGTCCACGATAAGAAGACTTATCAAGTTGTTCCTATCGACCGTTTCAAATTTGTTGTTCATGTGCCTGAGCACTATACAAGCATGGCAAAAGCGCTGGCAGGATTCTTAGGTTCTTACGTGCTTGCTGCGTTAAAAGTTTTGGAAAATCAAAAGGTCTACAAAGATGTTATAGAAAAACTCAATTCAGTTACCAAGATTATCGAGCTTTGGAACAAAACCCAAACACTCGAAGAATATCTAACACTCATGCTCGATGAACTTGTAAAAGTTATCCCAGAAACGCAAAAGGCTTCTGTGTGGCTTTTAGAAAATGACGAATACAAGTGTGTCGCAGTTTACAACTACGATGATGAAGTTAAGAATCTTGTTATAAAGGCTTCCGAAGACAGTTATGGACCGCACATTGGCGAAAACAAAGTTGTGGAGTTGTTGGATGCATATAAGTTAAACAGGGAAAGTAAATACAAGGACCTCTGGGAAAAAACAGGGGTTACCTCTCCGAACTTTATTCCCTTGATTGGTAGTGTTAAGGTTGGTGATAAAAAGGTAATAATTATATCGCTTGATAATTTTGAAGGTAGTCGTTTTTCGGAGGCCAGTAAAAAAGTTTTGCAGATTTTTGTTGAATTGCTCTCAACATTCTTGTCTTCAAAGGAAAAATAA